In Sideroxyarcus emersonii, one DNA window encodes the following:
- a CDS encoding ATP phosphoribosyltransferase regulatory subunit, with protein sequence MMNWLLPEYIQDMLPDEAWRIEAMRSELLGLLRRSGYQLVAPPLLEYAESLLINESEDMDLRSFKLVDQLSGRTLALRADITPQVARIDAHLLNRQGVTRLCYAGSVLHTQPSGLMRTREPLQIGAELYGHAGIESDLEVQRLMLQTLALIGIDGVHLDLGHVGVFSALVRHAGIAHGLEADLFNALQRKDVPGVRALAAGLPQDVQAALLALPQLYGGIEVIARARAVLPAYPEVAAALDQLGQAAAHLKGLAHDIGIDLAELRGYQYHSGMVFAAYHAGSHDAIALGGRYDDVGKAFGRARPATGFSMDLRQLHGLLAKQAQPQAIYAPYRQDAALDAAIARQRAQGEIVVVDLLGKAEHRAELNCDRELVLRDGNWVVAAIRN encoded by the coding sequence ATGATGAACTGGTTGTTGCCGGAATACATTCAAGACATGCTGCCGGACGAGGCATGGCGCATCGAGGCCATGCGCAGCGAGTTGCTCGGATTGCTGCGCCGTTCCGGCTATCAGCTGGTGGCTCCCCCGTTGCTCGAATATGCCGAGTCTTTGCTCATCAACGAGAGCGAAGACATGGATCTGCGCAGCTTCAAGCTGGTCGACCAGCTGAGCGGGCGTACGCTGGCCCTGCGCGCAGATATCACGCCGCAAGTGGCCCGTATCGATGCACACCTGCTCAACCGGCAAGGAGTGACCCGCTTGTGCTATGCCGGCAGTGTGCTGCATACCCAGCCTTCCGGGTTGATGCGGACGCGGGAGCCGCTGCAGATTGGTGCCGAATTGTATGGCCATGCCGGGATCGAGAGCGATCTGGAGGTGCAGCGCCTGATGTTGCAGACATTGGCCCTGATCGGTATCGACGGTGTGCATCTCGATCTTGGCCATGTCGGCGTGTTCAGTGCGCTGGTTCGCCATGCGGGGATTGCGCACGGGCTGGAAGCGGACTTGTTCAACGCGTTGCAACGCAAGGATGTGCCGGGCGTGCGCGCACTGGCGGCAGGGCTGCCGCAGGATGTGCAGGCTGCCTTGCTGGCATTGCCGCAACTCTACGGCGGGATCGAGGTGATTGCCCGCGCCCGTGCGGTGTTGCCGGCCTACCCGGAAGTCGCCGCAGCCCTGGATCAACTCGGACAGGCGGCTGCCCATCTCAAAGGCCTGGCGCACGACATCGGCATCGATCTGGCCGAGCTGCGCGGTTACCAATATCACAGCGGCATGGTGTTCGCGGCTTACCATGCGGGCAGTCACGACGCCATCGCGCTGGGCGGGCGCTACGACGACGTAGGCAAGGCGTTCGGGCGTGCCCGCCCTGCCACCGGCTTCAGCATGGATCTGCGCCAGTTGCACGGTTTGCTGGCCAAGCAGGCACAGCCGCAAGCGATCTACGCGCCGTACCGCCAGGATGCGGCGCTGGATGCGGCCATCGCCAGGCAGCGCGCGCAAGGCGAGATCGTGGTGGTCGATCTGCTGGGCAAGGCCGAGCATCGCGCCGAATTGAATTGCGACCGCGAGCTGGTGTTGCGCGACGGCAACTGGGTAGTGGCCGCGATCAGGAATTAG
- the hflK gene encoding FtsH protease activity modulator HflK — protein MGLNDPQWGNKNSGGPPDLEEMMRKFNRKIESLFGRSGGGSPKGGGSQPAGGMGSGIGLIVLIVALIWIASGFYIVDASQRGVVLRFGKQVEITDAGPRWHFPYPIETVEVVNLSQVRTVEVGYRDNEKNKMLKESLMLTDDENIIDIQFAVQYFLKDPAEYLFNNRMADDKETVRQVAETAIREVVGRSKMDFVLYEGREQIAASTTKLIQDILDRYKSGIIVSKVTMRNAQPPEQVQAAFDDAVKASQDRERQKNEGQAYANDVVPRAKGAAARLMQEADGYKQRVVANAEGDASRFKQILVEYEKAPQVTRERMYQDMKQQILTSTSKVLVDQKSGGGNLLYLPLDKLIQSTNPGADAPPAAKTAEQLAVPAEAAPAPRVRESLFGREREAR, from the coding sequence ATGGGATTGAACGACCCACAATGGGGCAACAAGAACAGCGGCGGTCCTCCCGATCTCGAGGAGATGATGCGCAAATTTAACCGCAAGATAGAGTCGCTGTTCGGCAGGTCTGGCGGCGGCTCACCCAAGGGCGGCGGCAGCCAGCCTGCGGGGGGCATGGGCAGCGGTATCGGCCTGATCGTGCTGATTGTGGCATTGATCTGGATCGCCAGCGGTTTCTACATTGTGGATGCCAGCCAGCGCGGCGTGGTATTGCGATTCGGCAAGCAGGTCGAGATCACGGATGCCGGTCCGCGCTGGCACTTTCCCTATCCGATCGAAACGGTGGAAGTGGTCAACCTGAGCCAGGTGCGCACGGTCGAGGTCGGCTATCGCGACAACGAGAAGAACAAGATGCTTAAAGAATCCCTGATGCTGACGGATGACGAGAACATCATCGATATCCAGTTCGCAGTGCAATACTTCCTCAAGGATCCGGCCGAATACCTGTTCAACAACCGCATGGCGGACGACAAGGAAACGGTCCGCCAAGTCGCCGAGACCGCCATCCGCGAGGTCGTGGGGCGAAGCAAGATGGACTTTGTACTGTATGAAGGGCGCGAGCAGATCGCAGCCTCCACCACCAAGCTGATCCAGGATATCCTGGATCGCTACAAGTCCGGCATCATCGTCAGCAAGGTCACCATGCGCAATGCGCAACCGCCAGAGCAGGTTCAGGCTGCGTTCGACGATGCGGTTAAAGCCAGCCAGGACAGGGAGCGGCAGAAGAACGAAGGCCAGGCCTACGCCAATGACGTCGTGCCCAGAGCCAAGGGAGCGGCAGCACGCCTGATGCAAGAGGCAGATGGCTACAAGCAGCGCGTGGTCGCCAATGCGGAAGGTGATGCCAGCCGTTTCAAGCAGATCCTGGTCGAGTATGAAAAGGCGCCGCAAGTGACGCGCGAGCGCATGTACCAGGACATGAAGCAGCAGATACTGACCAGTACCAGCAAGGTCCTGGTGGACCAGAAGAGCGGCGGCGGCAACCTCTTGTACCTGCCCCTGGACAAGCTGATCCAGAGTACCAATCCCGGCGCTGATGCGCCGCCTGCGGCAAAGACAGCGGAACAGCTGGCTGTGCCGGCGGAGGCTGCGCCGGCGCCGCGTGTGCGCGAATCGCTGTTCGGCCGCGAAAGGGAGGCCCGCTGA
- the hflX gene encoding GTPase HflX yields the protein MSESTTTANTAVLVSLDFGAPDYAESLEELRLLAESAGVRTLALVEGKRQRPDPSTYAGSGKVEEIAALVEELEAPLVIFNHDLSPAQMRNLTAKIQTRVIDRTMLILDIFALRAQSHEGKVQVELAQLKYLSTRLVGMNMDMGQQKFAVGARGPGETQLELDRRKLDRRVHLLNERLKQLKRHREVQRKARNRADVMSVSIVGYTNAGKSTLFNRLTNANVYVANQLFATLDTTARRIFLEGDSARQVVLSDTVGFIRHLPHGLVAAFRSTLEETAQADLLLHVVDVNSPERHDQMAEVNKVLAEIGAQHIPQIVIYNKIDLQGLEAGVKRNEYGKIASIHLSARTGAGLADLRAALAEVRDAPVAEAKVEEWHPLNDN from the coding sequence ATGTCTGAGTCTACGACTACCGCCAACACGGCGGTGTTGGTCAGTCTCGATTTTGGCGCCCCAGATTACGCAGAAAGCCTGGAAGAGTTACGTCTGCTGGCAGAAAGTGCCGGAGTGCGTACGCTCGCGCTGGTTGAAGGCAAACGCCAGCGCCCCGATCCATCGACCTATGCCGGCAGCGGCAAGGTGGAGGAGATCGCGGCCCTGGTCGAGGAGCTGGAAGCGCCGCTGGTCATCTTCAACCACGACCTGTCCCCGGCGCAGATGCGCAACCTCACTGCCAAAATACAGACGCGGGTGATCGACCGCACCATGCTGATCCTGGACATCTTCGCGCTGCGCGCACAAAGCCATGAAGGCAAGGTGCAGGTGGAGTTGGCGCAGCTCAAATACCTGTCCACCCGCCTGGTGGGCATGAACATGGACATGGGGCAGCAGAAATTCGCCGTGGGCGCGCGCGGGCCGGGCGAAACGCAGCTCGAACTGGACCGGCGCAAGCTGGATCGGCGCGTACACCTGCTCAACGAGCGGCTGAAGCAGCTCAAGCGCCACCGGGAGGTGCAGCGCAAGGCGCGCAATCGTGCCGATGTGATGTCCGTATCCATCGTCGGTTATACCAATGCGGGCAAATCCACCTTGTTCAACCGCCTCACCAATGCCAACGTGTATGTCGCCAACCAGCTGTTCGCGACGCTGGATACCACGGCGCGCAGGATATTCCTGGAAGGCGACAGTGCCCGGCAAGTGGTGCTGTCCGATACCGTCGGCTTCATCCGCCACCTGCCGCACGGGCTGGTGGCGGCTTTCCGCAGTACGCTGGAGGAGACGGCGCAGGCCGACCTGCTGCTGCATGTGGTGGATGTGAACAGTCCGGAACGCCACGACCAGATGGCCGAGGTGAACAAGGTGTTGGCGGAGATCGGGGCGCAGCACATCCCGCAGATCGTGATCTACAACAAGATCGATCTGCAAGGCCTGGAAGCGGGCGTGAAGCGCAATGAATATGGTAAAATTGCCAGCATTCATTTGAGCGCCAGAACCGGTGCAGGTCTGGCCGATCTGCGGGCCGCGCTGGCCGAAGTGCGCGATGCGCCCGTGGCGGAAGCGAAAGTGGAAGAGTGGCATCCCCTGAACGACAACTGA
- the hflC gene encoding protease modulator HflC, with protein MKLNMTNFLVGAVVALILASMSIFIVDQRQTAIVFQLGEVVRVETAPGIKFKVPLLQNVRFFDSRILTLDSDDPERFITAEKKNVLVDSFIKWRIIDVKQYYISVGGDEARAQTRLTQTVNSTLREEFGKRTIHEVVSGKREELMRVVQEKTDVDARKIGVEVLDVRLKRVDFPNTISDSIYSRMEAERKRVANELRATGNAESEKIRADADRQREVILAQAYRDAQKIKGEGDARASALYAAAFGRNPEFYAFYRSLDVYKQGFKNKSDVMVLDAGSPFFKYLKGSGRDGK; from the coding sequence ATGAAACTGAATATGACAAATTTCCTGGTAGGGGCCGTGGTTGCATTGATCCTGGCCAGCATGAGTATCTTCATCGTCGATCAGCGGCAGACCGCCATCGTGTTCCAGCTGGGCGAAGTGGTGCGCGTGGAAACCGCGCCCGGGATCAAATTCAAGGTGCCGCTGCTGCAGAACGTGCGCTTCTTCGATTCGCGCATCCTGACCCTGGATAGCGACGATCCGGAGCGTTTCATCACGGCCGAGAAAAAGAATGTACTGGTGGATTCCTTCATCAAGTGGCGCATCATCGACGTGAAGCAGTACTACATCAGCGTCGGGGGGGATGAGGCGCGTGCGCAGACGCGTTTGACTCAGACCGTGAATTCCACGCTGCGCGAAGAGTTCGGCAAGCGCACCATCCATGAGGTTGTGTCCGGCAAGCGCGAAGAGTTGATGCGCGTGGTGCAGGAGAAGACCGATGTGGACGCACGCAAGATCGGTGTGGAGGTGCTGGATGTGCGCCTGAAGCGCGTCGATTTCCCGAACACCATCAGCGACTCCATCTATAGCCGCATGGAAGCGGAGCGCAAGCGGGTTGCCAACGAGTTGCGTGCGACCGGCAATGCCGAGAGCGAGAAGATCCGTGCCGATGCCGACCGGCAGCGCGAAGTGATCCTGGCGCAGGCCTATCGCGATGCGCAGAAGATCAAGGGCGAGGGCGATGCCAGGGCATCTGCGCTGTACGCCGCAGCATTCGGGCGCAACCCGGAGTTCTATGCCTTCTATCGCAGCCTGGATGTGTACAAGCAGGGCTTCAAGAACAAGAGCGACGTGATGGTGCTGGATGCCGGTTCGCCGTTCTTCAAGTATCTGAAAGGCTCCGGCAGGGACGGCAAATAG
- a CDS encoding DUF2065 domain-containing protein, which produces MVDYWLTALGLMLVLEGIMPFLFPSSWRDTLRKASQFHDGQARFIGLTLMLSGLLLIYWIK; this is translated from the coding sequence ATGGTCGACTATTGGCTGACGGCATTGGGTTTGATGTTGGTGCTGGAGGGGATCATGCCGTTCCTGTTTCCTTCCTCCTGGCGCGATACGCTGCGCAAAGCGTCGCAATTCCATGACGGGCAGGCCCGCTTCATCGGACTGACGCTGATGTTGAGCGGCTTGTTGCTGATTTACTGGATAAAATGA